One Pecten maximus chromosome 16, xPecMax1.1, whole genome shotgun sequence DNA window includes the following coding sequences:
- the LOC117345277 gene encoding G-protein coupled receptor 157-like isoform X3, which produces MASQLYLTTSAITCASASLSVLSGLAIIWSYRQFPQLQNFTRYLLVCLTVADIFTAYVTITSVALGYGALGEDDYSGSGPWCWINSDVNNRLMWKVVAGKGWEILTYIITLVIYILLKFFKWRENRRRHRFLRWSDADPNLRDADDIFEISWLFLLVARIWGTLRFILETADVHPGETIADILLYIQCFGDSSQAFWNFVFFFTLDPELREHIYHRKYCLRRRDASAVRINE; this is translated from the exons ATGGCCTCTCAGCTGTATTTAACAACTTCTGCTATTACTTGTGCCAGTGCGTCGCTTTCTGTTCTAAGCGGCCTTGCCATTATATGGTCGTACCGACAGTTTCCCCAGCTACAGAACTTCACTCGATATCTCCTGGTCTGTCTTACAGTGGCTGACATCTTTACCGCATACG TGACAATCACTAGTGTTGCTCTGGGTTACGGTGCCCTTGGTGAAGATGACTACTCTGGCAGTGGACCTTGGTGTTGGATCAACAGTGATGTCAACAACAGGCTGATGTGGAAGGTTGTTGCGGGGAAAGGCTGGGAGATACTGACATATATCATAACTCTGGTTATATATATTCTGCTGAAGTTCTTCAAATGGAGAGAG AATCGCCGACGCCACAGATTCCTCCGCTGGAGCGATGCAGATCCCAATCTTCGAGATGCTGATGACATATTTGAGATATCATGGCTCTTTCTTCTAGTAGCACGGATTTGGGGGACTCTAAGGTTTATATTAGAG ACTGCTGATGTCCACCCAGGAGAAACGATTGCGGATATATTActctatatacagtgttttgGGGACAGCTCACAGGCATTTTGGAACTTCGTGTTTTTCTTTACACTCGATCCGGAACTACGTGAACACATATATCACAGGAAGTATTGTTTACGCAGGCGTGATGCTTCTGCTGTACGAATAAATGAATAG
- the LOC117345277 gene encoding G-protein coupled receptor 157-like isoform X2 produces MASQLYLTTSAITCASASLSVLSGLAIIWSYRQFPQLQNFTRYLLVCLTVADIFTAYGNFISTFRWLSNGNIGTKNDGFCIVQSFITTTSALSSFFWTTTIAIYLYSAVALRANIAKKLGTRVLMTLIPIFVPVTITSVALGYGALGEDDYSGSGPWCWINSDVNNRLMWKVVAGKGWEILTYIITLVIYILLKFFKWRETADVHPGETIADILLYIQCFGDSSQAFWNFVFFFTLDPELREHIYHRKYCLRRRDASAVRINE; encoded by the exons ATGGCCTCTCAGCTGTATTTAACAACTTCTGCTATTACTTGTGCCAGTGCGTCGCTTTCTGTTCTAAGCGGCCTTGCCATTATATGGTCGTACCGACAGTTTCCCCAGCTACAGAACTTCACTCGATATCTCCTGGTCTGTCTTACAGTGGCTGACATCTTTACCGCATACGGTAACTTCATCAGTACATTTAGATGGTTAAGCAATGGTAACATTGGAACAAAAAACGATGGTTTCTGTATTGTCCAAAGTTTCATTACAACCACTTCAGCATTGAGTTCGTTTTTTTGGACGACAACCATAGCAATATACCTGTATAGCGCAGTCGCACTCCGTGCTAACATTGCTAAGAAGCTTGGAACTAGGGTCTTAATGACACTGATTCCGATCTTTGTTCCAG TGACAATCACTAGTGTTGCTCTGGGTTACGGTGCCCTTGGTGAAGATGACTACTCTGGCAGTGGACCTTGGTGTTGGATCAACAGTGATGTCAACAACAGGCTGATGTGGAAGGTTGTTGCGGGGAAAGGCTGGGAGATACTGACATATATCATAACTCTGGTTATATATATTCTGCTGAAGTTCTTCAAATGGAGAGAG ACTGCTGATGTCCACCCAGGAGAAACGATTGCGGATATATTActctatatacagtgttttgGGGACAGCTCACAGGCATTTTGGAACTTCGTGTTTTTCTTTACACTCGATCCGGAACTACGTGAACACATATATCACAGGAAGTATTGTTTACGCAGGCGTGATGCTTCTGCTGTACGAATAAATGAATAG
- the LOC117345277 gene encoding G-protein coupled receptor 157-like isoform X1: protein MASQLYLTTSAITCASASLSVLSGLAIIWSYRQFPQLQNFTRYLLVCLTVADIFTAYGNFISTFRWLSNGNIGTKNDGFCIVQSFITTTSALSSFFWTTTIAIYLYSAVALRANIAKKLGTRVLMTLIPIFVPVTITSVALGYGALGEDDYSGSGPWCWINSDVNNRLMWKVVAGKGWEILTYIITLVIYILLKFFKWRENRRRHRFLRWSDADPNLRDADDIFEISWLFLLVARIWGTLRFILETADVHPGETIADILLYIQCFGDSSQAFWNFVFFFTLDPELREHIYHRKYCLRRRDASAVRINE, encoded by the exons ATGGCCTCTCAGCTGTATTTAACAACTTCTGCTATTACTTGTGCCAGTGCGTCGCTTTCTGTTCTAAGCGGCCTTGCCATTATATGGTCGTACCGACAGTTTCCCCAGCTACAGAACTTCACTCGATATCTCCTGGTCTGTCTTACAGTGGCTGACATCTTTACCGCATACGGTAACTTCATCAGTACATTTAGATGGTTAAGCAATGGTAACATTGGAACAAAAAACGATGGTTTCTGTATTGTCCAAAGTTTCATTACAACCACTTCAGCATTGAGTTCGTTTTTTTGGACGACAACCATAGCAATATACCTGTATAGCGCAGTCGCACTCCGTGCTAACATTGCTAAGAAGCTTGGAACTAGGGTCTTAATGACACTGATTCCGATCTTTGTTCCAG TGACAATCACTAGTGTTGCTCTGGGTTACGGTGCCCTTGGTGAAGATGACTACTCTGGCAGTGGACCTTGGTGTTGGATCAACAGTGATGTCAACAACAGGCTGATGTGGAAGGTTGTTGCGGGGAAAGGCTGGGAGATACTGACATATATCATAACTCTGGTTATATATATTCTGCTGAAGTTCTTCAAATGGAGAGAG AATCGCCGACGCCACAGATTCCTCCGCTGGAGCGATGCAGATCCCAATCTTCGAGATGCTGATGACATATTTGAGATATCATGGCTCTTTCTTCTAGTAGCACGGATTTGGGGGACTCTAAGGTTTATATTAGAG ACTGCTGATGTCCACCCAGGAGAAACGATTGCGGATATATTActctatatacagtgttttgGGGACAGCTCACAGGCATTTTGGAACTTCGTGTTTTTCTTTACACTCGATCCGGAACTACGTGAACACATATATCACAGGAAGTATTGTTTACGCAGGCGTGATGCTTCTGCTGTACGAATAAATGAATAG
- the LOC117345277 gene encoding G-protein coupled receptor 157-like isoform X4 yields the protein MLPKILTITSVALGYGALGEDDYSGSGPWCWINSDVNNRLMWKVVAGKGWEILTYIITLVIYILLKFFKWRENRRRHRFLRWSDADPNLRDADDIFEISWLFLLVARIWGTLRFILETADVHPGETIADILLYIQCFGDSSQAFWNFVFFFTLDPELREHIYHRKYCLRRRDASAVRINE from the exons ATGCTTcctaaaatat TGACAATCACTAGTGTTGCTCTGGGTTACGGTGCCCTTGGTGAAGATGACTACTCTGGCAGTGGACCTTGGTGTTGGATCAACAGTGATGTCAACAACAGGCTGATGTGGAAGGTTGTTGCGGGGAAAGGCTGGGAGATACTGACATATATCATAACTCTGGTTATATATATTCTGCTGAAGTTCTTCAAATGGAGAGAG AATCGCCGACGCCACAGATTCCTCCGCTGGAGCGATGCAGATCCCAATCTTCGAGATGCTGATGACATATTTGAGATATCATGGCTCTTTCTTCTAGTAGCACGGATTTGGGGGACTCTAAGGTTTATATTAGAG ACTGCTGATGTCCACCCAGGAGAAACGATTGCGGATATATTActctatatacagtgttttgGGGACAGCTCACAGGCATTTTGGAACTTCGTGTTTTTCTTTACACTCGATCCGGAACTACGTGAACACATATATCACAGGAAGTATTGTTTACGCAGGCGTGATGCTTCTGCTGTACGAATAAATGAATAG